Genomic DNA from Setaria italica strain Yugu1 chromosome V, Setaria_italica_v2.0, whole genome shotgun sequence:
gcaagtTTTCTCTACAAAAGGTTATCCAAATAGCATGTTCTCCAAAAAGTCTGGCAGAGACATGGAAGAAAATGCAGGAAACTATCAAGGTGTTGTAGATCAACACATGGACCTGAATAACCATAGATttatgcttgtttttttttcccgctTCGACTACAAATGGCTTGCATTAAGGGGTGTTggatactatgtgctaaactttagcagtatcacatcggatattcggatgctaattaggaggactaaacatgagctaattataaaactaattgcagaacccctgaactaattcgcgagacgaatctattaagcctaattaatccatcattagcaatagttactgtagcaccacattatcaaatcatggactaattcggcttaatagattcgtctcgcgatttagactccatctgtgcaattagttttgtaattagcctacatttaatattcctaattagtatcaagcatccgatgtgacaggtgctaaactttagcgggtggtatccaaacaccccagccATCATAAATCATATCATTTCACCGTGTAAACCTGTGAATGATATGGTGAACTTCTCAGCAAAACTGAACCGTTGGAACTTCTCGTTAGTACGAATTGGAACTAAATACTAGAAAATCCAGAGAAAAACTAAATCCTTATGTTGGCATTGGTTCCGGACATTGTTATATCATCCATGCTGTTGTGTAGTACTTTGAGGGAGTCCCTGCACTGCACAAATTGCATTAGCTCAGCAGCTCTGGCATTAGATTCCGGGGACGTAATGATCGGACAACAACAATCTGCACACTTCTTCTCTAGTGAAAACTACTGGAAAGTAAGTGTCGATCCTCAAGGCATGTGTACATCAAGAAATTCTTTGTGGCGCTATCAGGACGGGAAAAGGAAATCCAAACAAAGTGCAAGGAGCcaaaagcaagcaaaccaatAACAAGCCCAGCAAGCAACATAGAAAATATGCAACCGGTCCTTATCCTCTACGTCAATCGCAGGAAAAACAATGTCAAATCAGACAAGAACACACACAAGTTACAAATATTCTCGCTCGCTCTCAAACCCGAGCTCGAGCTGGTCCGTCTTCCACCTCCAGGCTGTAGAGCATCCCGAGAGCTCAAGTTTGCCTTGTCCTCTCATCACAGAGTAGAAAGAAGTTCCTGAAAGCCACAAGACCAAAACACCAACCACCAACACCAAGAACCAAACCGAGAGGAGGAAGCAGCTCCGAGGTCGGCCCGAAACATATCACCTTCATCTGCATGAGAAGATGATCCCTTTCATAAAGATGAAACACTCCCTCCACTAGACCCTCCGGAACACAAGGAGTTCACCGAAGCCACCAATGGGTCTGCAacacggcggcggagctcggcgggccggcaccggcggcggcaaggcggAGTCGGAGCAGAGGAAGCTGCGGCGAGTCAGGCTCCCCTTCTGGTCCTGCCCTCCAAACCGGCCTCCAGGCACCTGAGAGGCTCAGCTGGCCGGTCTcttgtctcccccctccccTTTCCTCTCTGTTCTCCAACAGGTTCCTCGGTCTGCTAGCCGCCCCCCGCCCGTCCTGGAACGACGACATGGCTCTGCTTTTCGTGTGATCTCGTCGCGGGTCTGTTCCCACGAGCCCCTGCCGTGCCGGGGCGGCGGTCTCGGGAGAAGGGCTCGTGTCCGGGCCCTGTCCTTGGGGACCAGGGTgttggtgccgccgccgctttccTTGCCCTGCCTCCCTGTGTGTCTCGCTGCCGTTTTCCTTGCCGGAGCTTGCGGGGCCTTGGGGAACAGGGGCGCTTGGGCTCTGCTCCCTCCGATCCTGTCGCGTGCGTGGACATTCTGGACGCGTGTGCTTGGCCCTTGTGACCGCAAGTTCTTGGGTGCGCGAGCTGTCTTGTCCCTGCTGATCCCTCGGGACAAGCAACCGCCTCTTTCTTGCTCGGCTCGCACTCGCAGTGCCTTGTTGGGATTGCGAGGAAACACGGCAGGAAGTCTTGATCTTATATGCCGATCGCCTTCCTCCTGTGGCGTGTCATCAGCTCAAGAAGCTGTGCCCTCTGACTTCTCAGTTGCATCTTCTTTTCGCCGGCAAGTTGCAGCTGCACTGTTATGTTCTTGCGCCTTGTGGACCGTCGTCGTCGTTCTGGAAGCTTTTCACGACGGCATGGGCTCTGTGCCCTTCGGTGACGCCGGGGGGCTCTTCGACGGGTTCTATGGTGGCTTTGgctttggcggcggcggccatggataTGAAGAGTATGGGCTTGGCCAGCTGGGCGGCGCGTCGACGTCGCCTGTCGTTGTTGACGGCGGAACGGAGGAGGTGGACGCTGCTGCCTCCGCGGAGCTGGAGGCACCGGAGCGGAAGGGTGACCACCGGGCCGAGAAGGTGGCGATGGCCCTCAAGAGCCACAGCGAGGcggagcgccggcggcgggagaggatCAACGCGCACCTCGCCACGCTCCGGACCATGGTGCCCTGCACCGACAAGGTCAGTTACTCCTCCTCCTGCCCCCCTTCCTGTAGCTAGTAGATTGTCCCGGCACATGAACGTTCTAGGCGCAGATGCGGATGCGGTGGCGAGGGTCGTTGCACCGGCGCTACGGGTTGCCGGCGGCGTGCCGCGCCGGTGCCAACTGCCATGGTCCGGCTCTTGGCCCAGGGTGAACTGACCACGGAACATGGAGGCCCAGTTCTTGTACCTGGGCTGCTGTCTTTACGGGCCGAAAGCCCAAACCGAGGCGACCCTGACGTTTATCCCCTTTTTGCCCTTGGCATGCTGCAGATGGAAAAGGCCGCGCTGCTCGCCGAAGTAATAACGCATGTCAAGAAGCTCAAGGCCAGCGCGGCGCGCATCAGGACCCACTGCGCCGTCCCTGCCGACGCGgacgacgtcgccgtcgagctgGTGGTCCCGGACGCGGCACCACCGTCACCGTCCCACcacggcgcaggcggcggcttCCTCGTCAAGGCGACGCTCAGctgcgacgacggcgccgacgtCTTCGCGGACATCAAGAGCGCGCTGCGCCCGCTGCGGCTCAGGGTCGTCGGCTCCGAGGTCACCACGCTCGGCGGCCGCGTCCGCTTCACCTTCctcgtgtcgccgccgccgtgcggcgcgcccggcggcgacgTGAGAGGCGTCGCCGAGTCCGTGCGCCACGCGCTCCAGTCCGTCCTCGACAAAGCCAACTCCGCGCTCGAGTTCGCGCCCAGGGCGTCGCTCCTGAACAAGCGCCGGAGGGTCTCCACGTTCGAGTCCTCCAGCTCCTCTTCCTGACGGATAGATGATTCAGAGAAGACGCATCGATTTGCTAAGCGTCAGGAGTTAGGTTGTCATGCATGAACACGATACTGAGATACTCCTTTGCAAGTTTCATACCTATTCACGTACTAGTCGCTAGGCAATTAAAGAAGAAGCTGCACTGATTTACTACGGTTGTCCAAACTGGAGTGGTTTCTGAAGCCCGGGTTTCCAGTGCTTGTATCACTTATTCACCTTTTGGTACCTTGTTTTGTACGAGCATTTTGATCGTCCCTGAATGCTTAGTAACTACTTTGTAAGAGAATCACTCCCGCTGTAATTTAAATTTACTGTAGCTACGCAGGATCACTTTATGTATGCAGATGGCAGCCTTTTACTCGTCTTTTTCTCACTTTCAGACAGATGCATGTACATTCTTTCACCTGCATGTGCAGAACTCATCACTAACTCAGATTAATGCCGGTGAGATAACCAACCCAGCAAAGCAACCGATTAATCTGACCAGCAATAATCAAGACCGGTATGGTACGAGAACGGTGctgatttcaaatttgaatttcgcAAACATCTAACCAAATCTCTTTGTATGTTGTGACACTGCATCACAAACACTGTTGCACTAACATGCATGCATCTACCTTAATTGCTGCAACAGTGTAACCCTATGCATCATCAGGTCAGTGGAAAAGCAGGCCCTATATATACAATACAACGGAGTCAAATTCTTAGAGGGTAGGAGAACAATCAGAGGCCTCTACAGTCTACAGTGCCCTCCATGAGTCGAGGACACAGCCAAAGGATCTCTCTGAGATCTTAAATTCTCCACGAATCGCTTGTCCCCTTGTAAACAAGGAAGCGTTCGCAAAGATGCAGGAGCTAGCAAAGAGAGATTCCCATCATTCCATGTGTTGCAACAGTCAAATCCATGCACAGCAGCTGGGAGATCGAATCTGCAGGGCCGGGCAATAAGCCAGACCACCACCCTGCTGCTTGACCCGTTCTAGGAATCTCTTTATCTTGTATCGATCGACCGCTCGCTGTTAACCTCGTGCAGGCACTATTAAACTCGGCTAGGTACTGTTCGCATCTGAAGATGAGATCCATCGTCTATCAGTTCAGGTTCCCTACTTTTAACCTGTCTCAGTGCAAGCTGCTCTCAGGTAGCTGATGAGCATGCACACGCCTACTGTTCACACCCACACGTACAGGTTGCATTGGCACTGCAGTGAGCTCCCTCTGAGGCTCTTGTTAGGTCATTGCCCTTGCATTACAAGGTTTCGCAtgtgaggaaaaaaaacaatgtaGAAAGGCAAGATGTAACAAATAGAGGTAGCTTAAATAGGTAAGTAATGTTAGGTGTACGAGAGCTTGGTAATCTAACGGTANNNNNNNNNNNNNNNNNNNNNNNNNNNNNNNNNNNNNNNNNNNNNNNNNNNNNNNNNNNNNNNNNNNNNNNNNNNNNNNNNNNNNNNNNNNNNNNNNNNNNNNNNNNNNNNNNNNNNNNNNNNNNNNNNNNNNNNNNNNNNNNNNNNNNNNNNNNNNNNNNNNNNNNNNNNNNNNNNNNNNNNNNNNNNNNNNNNNNNNNNNNNNNNNNNNNNNNNNNNNNNNTCTGTTGATTCTGGGCCGCCTCCTCGTCAACAGTCTGGCGCACCACCATTGCATTGCTTGGCTTCTCGATCTCCACTTGGTGAGCGACGCCCATGTGGCGCTATACCTGCTTGGTTGAGATCTCGCGTGGCTGGAGTAGAGATTAGATTCTCCTTGTGTATACACATGCATGGCCGTGTGGCATACATTTGAACTGTAGTTTAGTGGCAATTATACGTGGAGTCCAGAGACCTAAACTATTCGCCCTGCTGCCAACTGGATAGAGCTCCTGATTCCTGAAGGAGATTATTGTATTATATCAGGTCTAATTTCAACATTGGTACAACATGCATGCCTCAGCCACATTGACCGACTAGCATATTGTCATTTACTCAGAAGCTAAGCCCATGTGGACGAGTGAAGCATATATTGAGAGGTATTGACGACCACCACTACGCCACATATTCGATATTTCTCAGGGGTTTGTCAAACGGCTGAGGGTTATTGTTCTTGGTCACATTTTTTTTAGTAGCGACCGGAGAGTTTTGTAGTATACTTTGGATAATCttcaaagaaaataaattaacaACCGCAGTAATAATCCACGGCCAACATTTTATTTTTGTAATGGTAAAAACAAGCAATCACACCTAGTAAATTAACCTTACAAAATACTCCATCCATTAGACTAGCTGGCTAAAGGACCCTTATTAGCTTACTACTTCCGTCCTAAATTAATTATCGTTCGTTTTGACTTGCCTAAGtagtaaaaaattatatatctaaaaaagtcaaaacgaatagtggTGATTTGAGATGGAGGAAGTATATGTAGATAAGAGCAAGAAACACGGCTATTtgttgaaagaaagaaagaaaaaaggtaCTCAAGAAATGCTGAAAATGTGCAGTGCGCAGTGCATGGGCAGCATCGATGGATTTGCAAGCTTTGAGCTCTCATCACCAACACGTACGCAGCTAGCACTGTGGACGACCTCGGCGTTCAGGCTCTAGCTCCCGTGCACGTCTCACGCATGTCTGATCTTTTATTTACGCCATGTCGATGGAGAGCATGCAAATTTGAGCACGGCGTGGCATGCAGGAGGAGGTTGCAGGATGGCAGTCGGCACGGCCTGAAATAAAACGGGCGACATCCTCGCCTCCTGGCTGGGCTCCTGGTGGGAAGTGGAATATCCCATTcccggggagagagagagagagagctagaTGCGCACGCGCGCTCCAGCTAGATAGATGTACGCAGACAGAGCCAGCACAGCTCAGCTGCTACATACTGCGCAGGTGGTGGGTGTACAATACAGTCCAGCTTGGCGAATTTTATTTGCCCGTGCGTACACAGTGGAGTACGCACGCAGCGGAAAGCGAAGGCTACGTACGCGTGCAGACTGCAAAGCTTGCAGGTGACGTCGCATGACGCCACCAAATATTCCCCACTCCCCCCAAGGACAGCGTCATGTTTCCAGAAAGAGCACAGTTCCCGTCCACACCACCACAcgccaactcggttaaaagccACCGGTCCTTCCCATCTGGCACTGCCACGGTGGAATGGGAATCGATAGGATTAGCTGAGATCTGACCACAATTCTATAATCCCTCGGCTTCAGGCTTTCAGACCGGCGTCTTATTCATTTTGGGTCGGTCGGTCCATCCATTGGATCGATCCACCAAGCTAGCTAGAACCATTTTAATTTTCAGCagttttcctcttcttcttcttcttttcttgcagCACCAGGCAAAATCACAGAGAACGATTAATAATTTTCCTAGCTAGATGGACTACACTAGTATGCGTTGGAAAGTCTGGGATGACACAATCACAGAAGATGGGCAGACGGAAGGAGCGATCAGTGTGCATCCTTGAATTGTTTGCGGATTGTTTTGAGTCTTTTCAGGATGGATCGCCGTCGCCCACGCAACGCATGCTGCATGCTGACATGTATGATCCGAATAAAGTCTGAATTCCTGCTCAAGGGAC
This window encodes:
- the LOC101781503 gene encoding transcription factor bHLH30; the encoded protein is MGSVPFGDAGGLFDGFYGGFGFGGGGHGYEEYGLGQLGGASTSPVVVDGGTEEVDAAASAELEAPERKGDHRAEKVAMALKSHSEAERRRRERINAHLATLRTMVPCTDKMEKAALLAEVITHVKKLKASAARIRTHCAVPADADDVAVELVVPDAAPPSPSHHGAGGGFLVKATLSCDDGADVFADIKSALRPLRLRVVGSEVTTLGGRVRFTFLVSPPPCGAPGGDVRGVAESVRHALQSVLDKANSALEFAPRASLLNKRRRVSTFESSSSSS